A single Lolium perenne isolate Kyuss_39 chromosome 6, Kyuss_2.0, whole genome shotgun sequence DNA region contains:
- the LOC127326723 gene encoding MEIOTIC F-BOX protein MOF-like, which translates to MQLDAFRLHLLRGSIAASARWIHRGLRHVPTVVDIRSADDSIPPNETLHLVHVKIIEGFTKDLGHYCPVLEELHMESSCSCSRTYGTGAGPLMLMAPRLASIRLDIPHDRWRYYYHADAVAFDPQPLPLLADASIRLTGQYKHHPDRPLWQARKLDFVKSVSSFIAFLPNVANLHLSGFTVEESLQEEFLEFPVLHNLKTLLMEECGVGASFLVLTSILRSTTNLEKLGLHQCIVGLAGDSVWEKSTYMEGWFTA; encoded by the exons ATGCAGCTGGACGCCTTCCGCCTGCACCTCCTCAGAGGCAGCATCGCCGCCTCCGCCCGATGGATCCACCGCGGACTCCGGCACGTTCCGACGGTCGTTGACATACGCTCCGCCGACGACAGCATT CCACCTAACGAGACGCTGCACCTCGTGCATGTCAAGATCATCGAGGGCTTCACCAAGGACCTCGGCCACTACTGCCCGGTGCTCGAGGAGCTCCACATGGagagctcatgctcatgctcgagGACCTACGGCACCGGAGCCGGACCCCTCATGCTCATGGCTCCACGCCTCGCATCCATCCGTCTCGACATACCACATGACCGCTGGCGGTACTATTACCACGCCGACGCTGTAGCATTCGACCCACAGCCACTGCCATTGCTCGCCGACGCGTCGATCCGGCTCACCGGCCAATACAAGCACCACCCAGACCGGCCGCTTTGGCAAGCGCGCAAGCTTGACTTCGTGAAGTCCGTGAGCAGCTTCATAGCTTTCCTCCCCAACGTCGCAAATCTACATCTCTCGGGCTTCACCGTCGAG GAATCATTGCAAGAAGAATTTCTAGAATTTCCGGTGCTCCATAATTTGAAGACACTGCTCATGGAAGAATGTGGTGTCGGAGCCAGCTTCCTGGTCTTGACAAGCATCCTCCGGAGCACGACTAACTTGGAGAAGCTTGGATTGCACCAGTGCATT GTTGGACTGGCTGGAGACTCTGTGTGGGAAAAGTCCACCTATATGGAGGGATGGTTTACCGCGTAG